One Gossypium raimondii isolate GPD5lz chromosome 3, ASM2569854v1, whole genome shotgun sequence genomic window carries:
- the LOC105795313 gene encoding adoMet-dependent rRNA methyltransferase spb1, translating to MGKVKGKHRLDKYYQLAKEHGYRSRASWKLVQLDSKFSFLKSAHAVLDLCAAPGGWMQVAVQRVPVGSLVLGLDLVPIAPIRGAVALQQDITKSECKSKVKRVMEEHGVMAFDVILHDGSPNVGGAWAQEAMSQNALVIDSVKLATQFLAPKGTFVTKIFRSQDYSSVLYCLKQLFEKVEVDKPAASRSASAEIYLLGLKYKAPAKIDPRLLDVKHLFQGSTEPQKKVIDVLRVSKQKRHRDGYEDGETISKKASTAADFIWSDSPLEILGSVTSITFADPASLPIKDHSSTTEEVKALCDDLRVLGKQDFKYLLKWRMQLRKALSPEKATPTPTPSTVTDVNKGDEENEDDKLLNEMEELTYAMERKKKREKKLLAKRQAKDKSRKATGMQIDALEDGYVDHELFSLSSIKGKKDLAAVDSNEYDDGNVDVRGSEDEENQENTEDESFSDIDSDEERRRYDERIEEILDHAYEEYAAKKDGKTKQRKRVKQAYEQLQGGDDDDVMISDHDSDKDVADLEANPLMVSLDNGEGPTEEEITNRWFSQDIFGEAVEQGDLGKYDSGDEMEVDNRDEKPVIPEKSKAKKKQDEKTSIPDKAKEKKVNNAAGPKSTKLQGASKAEDDFEIVPAPATDSSDDSSSDDSEDDDVETKAEILACAKKMLRKKQRDQILDDAYNKYMFDDDGLPKWFLEEEKRHRQPIKPVTKEEIAAMRAQFKEINARPAKKVAEAKARKKRIAMKKLEKVRQKANSISDQADISERSKRKQIEQLYKKATPKKPQREYVVAKKGVQVRAGKGKVLVDRRMKKDARARATGKSGKGSSKKGKNGKADKKGKGSSKASGRKGNKNKGGHA from the exons ATGGGTAAAGTGAAGGGAAAGCATAGATTAGATAAGTACTATCAATTAGCCAAAGAACACGGCTACCGTTCTCGAGCATCATGGAAATTAGTTCAGCTCGATTCCAAATTCTCCTTCCTAAAATCAGCCCACGCCGTTCTCGACCTTTGCGCCGCTCCCGGTGGTTGGATGCAAGTCGCGGTACAACGTGTTCCCGTCGGCAGCCTCGTGCTGGGCCTCGATCTCGTTCCCATCGCTCCTATACGAGGTGCTGTCGCTCTCCAACAAGACATAACTAAATCCGAATGCAAATCCAAGGTTAAACGGGTGATGGAAGAACATGGTGTTATGgcttttgatgttattttgcaTGATGGGTCACCTAATGTTGGTGGAGCTTGGGCTCAAGAAGCAATGAGTCAAAATGCTTTGGTTATTGATTCTGTTAAGTTGGCTACCCAGTTTTTAGCCCCTAAAGGCACTTTTGTTACCAAGATTTTTAGGTCCCAAGATTACAGTTCTGTTCTTTATTGTCTCAAAcag TTATTTGAGAAGGTTGAAGTTGATAAACCAGCAGCTAGTCGTTCAGCATCAGCTGAGATTTATCTTTTGGGTTTAAAGTATAAAGCCCCTGCAAAGATTGATCCACGTCTTCTTGATGTTAAACATTTGTTTCAAGGATCAACAGAGCCACAAAAGAAG GTGATTGATGTACTTAGGGTATCGAAACAAAAGAGACACCGTGATGG TTAtgaagatggagagacaatctCGAAGAAGGCGTCTACTGCTGCTGACTTCATTTGGTCCGATTCTCCTCTCGAAATCCTTGGTTCGGTTACTTCCATAACCTTTGCGGATCCGGCTTCATTGCCTATTAAGGATCACAGCTCCACCACAGAAGAG GTCAAAGCTCTTTGCGATGATTTGCGTGTTTTAGGAAAGCAAGATTTCAAGTACCTTTTGAA GTGGCGGATGCAATTGAGAAAAGCTTTGTCTCCTGAAAAGGCTACTCCTACTCCTACTCCTAGTACTGTTACTGATGTCAATAAAGGGGATGAGGAGAATGAAGATGATAAGTTACTCAATGAGATGGAGGAGCTCACGTATGCCATGGAGCgtaagaagaaaagagagaagaagctTCTCGCAAAAAGACAGGCAAAG GACAAATCACGGAAGGCAACGGGAATGCAAATCGATGCCCTGGAAGACGGTTATGTTGATCATGagttgttttctctttcttctattAAG GGTAAGAAAGATCTTGCGGCTGTTGATTCCAACGAGTATGATGATGGGAATGTTGATGTAAGGGGTAGCGAAGATGAAGAAAACCAAGAGAACACTGAAGATGAGTCATTCAGTGATATCGATTCTGACGAAGAACGAAGAAG ATATGATGAAAGAATCGAAGAGATCCTTGATCACGCTTATGAAGAGTATGCGGCCAAAAAGGACGGGAAAACAAAGCAGAGGAAGCGTGTGAAACAAGCCTATGAGCAATTGCAG GGTGGTGATGACGATGATGTTATGATTTCCGATCATGATTCAGACAAGGATGTGGCTGATCTTGAAGCAAATCCTCTTATGGTATCACTAGACAATGGGGAAGGACCAACTGAGGAGGAAATTACAAACAGGTGGTTCAGTCAGGATATTTTTGGTGAAGCTGTGGAGCAGGGGGATTTAGGGAAGTATGACAGTGGTGATGAAATGGAGGTCGATAATCGAGATGAAAAGCCGGTTATTCCTGAGAAGTCGAAAGCAAAGAAAAAGCAGGATGAAAAAACTTCTATTCCTGACAAGGCCAAGGAGAAGAAAGTAAACAATGCTGCCGGCCCCAAAAGCACCAAACTCCAGGGTGCTTCTAAAGCAGAGGACGATTTTGAGATTGTCCCAGCACCGGCTACAGATTCAAGTGACGACTCATCTTCAGATGACTCAGAGGATGACGATGTTGAAACGAAAGCTGAGATATTAGCTTGTGCTAAGAAGATGCTAAGGAAAAAGCAAAGGGATCAAATTCTTGATGATgcttataataaatatatgtttgatGATGACGGTTTACCGAAATGGTTCTTAGAGGAGGAAAAGAGGCATCGCCAACCAATTAAGCCCGTTACAAAAGAAGAGATTGCTGCAATGCGTGCACAATTCAAAGAGATCAATGCTCGACCAGCTAAGAAAGTTGCAGAGGCAAAAGCTCGAAAGAAGCGGATTGCAATGAAAAAGCTCGAAAAGGTACGGCAGAAAGCAAACAGTATTTCAGACCAAGCTGACATCTCCGAAAGGTCAAAGAGGAAGCAAATTGAACAACTCTACAAGAAGGCTACACCCAAAAAGCCCCAAAGGGAATACGTGGTCGCGAAGAAAGGGGTTCAAGTTAGGGCTGGCAAGGGGAAAGTCCTTGTTGATCGACGGATGAAGAAGGATGCTAGGGCACGAGCAACGGGTAAATCCGGAAAAGGCAGTTCAAAGAAGGGAAAGAATGGTAAAGCTGATAAGAAAGGTAAAGGTTCTAGCAAGGCTTCAGGGAGGAAGGGAAACAAAAACAAAGGTGGCCATGCATGA
- the LOC105795314 gene encoding probable pinoresinol-lariciresinol reductase 3 isoform X1: MEKSKVLIIGATGRLGYHLAQFSLQFGHPTYILIRDSSLNDPNKAQKLNFLSTAGAIPLKGSLEDENSLTEAVKQVDVVICSIPSKQALDQKLLLKVIKESGCIKKFIPSEFGVDPNKIQIYNLAHRFYAGKTEIRRLIEAEDIPYTYICCNLFMGYLLPSLAQPGLKAPPRDKVTIFGDGNAKAVFVKDVDVAACTINAIDDPRTLNKTLYLRPQGNVYSINELVAMWENKIGRELEKIHVPEEELLLKIKESSYPDNLEMIFIYSAFVKGDHTYFDIDECGVDGTKLYPHLKFTTVSEHLDTLV, encoded by the exons ATGGAGAAGAGTAAAGTCCTTATAATAGGAGCAACTGGAAGATTAGGTTACCATTTAGCTCAATTCAGCCTTCaatttggtcacccaacttaTATTCTCATAAGAGATTCTTCTTTAAATGACCCCAACAAAGCTCAAAAACTCAACTTTCTCTCCACTGCTGGTGCCATTCCCCTCAAG GGTTCACTTGAAGATGAAAATAGTCTCACGGAAGCAGTGAAACAAGTGGATGTAGTTATTTGTTCAATCCCATCAAAACAAGCTCTTGATCAAAAACTACTTCTTAAGGTTATTAAAGAATCTGGGTGTATTAAG AAGTTCATTCCTTCTGAGTTCGGTGTAGATCCCAACAAAATTCAGATATATAACCTGGCTCATCGTTTCTATGCTGGAAAAACTGAGATTAGACGTCTTATAGAAGCTGAAGACATTCCTTATACTTACATTTGCTGCAACCTATTCATGGGTTATTTACTTCCATCGTTAGCTCAACCTGGTTTAAAGGCTCCCCCGAGGGACAAGGTCACTATTTTCGGAGATGGAAATGCTAAAG CCGTCTTTGTGAAGGATGTTGACGTTGCTGCATGCACCATCAATGCCATAGATGATCCTCGAACGCTTAACAAGACATTGTATTTGAGACCCCAAGGGAATGTATACTCCATCAATGAGCTTGTAGCAATGTGGGAGAATAAAATTGGTAGGGAACTCGAGAAGATTCATGTACCGGAAGAGGAGCTTCTTCTGAAAATCAAAG AGAGTTCATATCCGGACAACTTGGAGATGATTTTCATATATTCTGCCTTTGTGAAAGGAGATCATACATATTTTGATATTGATGAGTGTGGGGTTGATGGGACTAAACTCTATCCACACTTGAAATTCACTACAGTTAGTGAGCATTTAGATACTTTAGTGTGA
- the LOC105795314 gene encoding probable pinoresinol-lariciresinol reductase 3 isoform X2 translates to MEKSKVLIIGATGRLGYHLAQFSLQFGHPTYILIRDSSLNDPNKAQKLNFLSTAGAIPLKGSLEDENSLTEAVKQVDVVICSIPSKQALDQKLLLKVIKESGCIKKFIPSEFGVDPNKIQIYNLAHRFYAGKTEIRRLIEAEDIPYTYICCNLFMGYLLPSLAQPGLKAPPRDKVTIFGDGNAKAVFVKDVDVAACTINAIDDPRTLNKTLYLRPQGNVYSINELVAMWENKIGRELEKIHVPEEELLLKIKESSYPDNLEMIFIYSAFVKGDHTYFDIDECGVDGTKLYPHLKFTTSLDTKRL, encoded by the exons ATGGAGAAGAGTAAAGTCCTTATAATAGGAGCAACTGGAAGATTAGGTTACCATTTAGCTCAATTCAGCCTTCaatttggtcacccaacttaTATTCTCATAAGAGATTCTTCTTTAAATGACCCCAACAAAGCTCAAAAACTCAACTTTCTCTCCACTGCTGGTGCCATTCCCCTCAAG GGTTCACTTGAAGATGAAAATAGTCTCACGGAAGCAGTGAAACAAGTGGATGTAGTTATTTGTTCAATCCCATCAAAACAAGCTCTTGATCAAAAACTACTTCTTAAGGTTATTAAAGAATCTGGGTGTATTAAG AAGTTCATTCCTTCTGAGTTCGGTGTAGATCCCAACAAAATTCAGATATATAACCTGGCTCATCGTTTCTATGCTGGAAAAACTGAGATTAGACGTCTTATAGAAGCTGAAGACATTCCTTATACTTACATTTGCTGCAACCTATTCATGGGTTATTTACTTCCATCGTTAGCTCAACCTGGTTTAAAGGCTCCCCCGAGGGACAAGGTCACTATTTTCGGAGATGGAAATGCTAAAG CCGTCTTTGTGAAGGATGTTGACGTTGCTGCATGCACCATCAATGCCATAGATGATCCTCGAACGCTTAACAAGACATTGTATTTGAGACCCCAAGGGAATGTATACTCCATCAATGAGCTTGTAGCAATGTGGGAGAATAAAATTGGTAGGGAACTCGAGAAGATTCATGTACCGGAAGAGGAGCTTCTTCTGAAAATCAAAG AGAGTTCATATCCGGACAACTTGGAGATGATTTTCATATATTCTGCCTTTGTGAAAGGAGATCATACATATTTTGATATTGATGAGTGTGGGGTTGATGGGACTAAACTCTATCCACACTTGAAATTCACTACA tcTCTTGATACAAAGAGATTGTAG
- the LOC128040001 gene encoding ribulose bisphosphate carboxylase large chain-like: MSPQIEAKASVRFKAGVKEYKLTYYTPEYEVKDTDILAAFRVTPRLKVPLREVGAAVAAESSTAYPLDLFEEGYVTNMFTSIVGNVFGFKALRALHLEDLRITTAYIKTFQGPKGRLIQYKPLVKCLSPVTQRIKYIT, from the exons ATGTCGCCACAAATAGAGGCTAAAGCAAGTGTTAGGTTCAAAGCTGGTGTTAAAGAGTATAAATTGACTTATTATACTCCTGAATATGAAGTCAAAGATACTGATATCTTGGCAGCCTTTCGAGTAACTCCTCGACTCAAAGTTCCGCTTAGGGAAGTAGGGGCCGCGGTAGCCGCTGAATCTTCTACTG CTTACCCTTTAGACCTTTTTGAAGAAGGTTATGTTACTAACATGTTTACTTCCATTGTGGGTAATGTATTTGGGTTCAAAGCCCTGCGCGCTCTACATCTAGAGGATCTGCGAATCACTACTGCTTATATTAAAACTTTCCAAGGCCCCAAGGGTAGATTGATACAATATAAACCTCTGGTAAAATGCCTTTCCCCGGTAACCCAGCGGATAAAGTACATTACATAG